Below is a genomic region from Diabrotica undecimpunctata isolate CICGRU chromosome 7, icDiaUnde3, whole genome shotgun sequence.
gtctttggCACTCTGAAAATATTCCTTTTTCAAAGTTATCaataattagtgagaccaggacttctagattttgggagatttaagaaaatttatatGTATAgaccatcagtactacaggaagatttgcttttgatgctactgattgtttggattagttcagatttatcaactggtcttataaagaatgaactCGAGACCTTTTTTGGttagataggaaataggatcttgttgtaaAAATATACTTGATGTAATATTTTTACTAACATTAACAAAGTAATCATTTAGATAtttagggtttggaagagaaaatgtttaaacgatgttagttttatttcaaagATCGTTTATTAGGGACCAAGTttattttgcaacatttttagaacttcccagacgattttggtattacatttttttatctGTATTGATAAGTTTTAGTTAGGTTTTTCTGTACTTGGAGACATATTCAGCTACAAAGACGTTGGtaataaatttcttgatgtaGAGTAGtgacgcatattcttggctgatatgcggatattTTTGGTAATCCAGGATTTGTGatattttgacttaattgtaattaaagcaACCGCCttgttgaaaatataaataagttcATCTAAAAACTACTGAAATTATAGTGCACGTTCACAGAGGAAAAgcgccacccagaagtcaagcacaaattttggaattgaCGAAAGTTATGAGCGGAAAAAATCCTGCCCAAACGTTGAGTTTTTGAATATTGCTTCAAGATCGggtagtcctgcattaataattatagagcgtacatcaagggatgagaaatctaaaacaatataatcaattatgatagatgttgttttagtaattcttgtacgAGAATTAACGTGTATCGTGAAaccaaaatattatattatataccgGGTTATAGTAAGTTATATAACGGGTGTGCCAAAACAAGCGGGACGGTCGAATATTTCGCAAAATTTACATTGGATCAAAAAAATTTAGAttacattttcaataattttcaaatatcACCACTCTATCAAATGACACAAAAAATTACCCATAGACCCAGCCCCAAGGATTGGGGCGAGGTGtaactttaaaatcttaaatataaaatattaaatatttaataaacttaaatatttaaaacatttttgtagaaTTGTTATAGTTGGCGCTATaggcttttattattatttttttaatttctggaaTGACACCAATGACACTCCTCACGTCTGCCACATGGAGGCGGGGCACAAGGCAAATTTAAAATCTTTCAGAAACCCCCATTGTTTCTTGCGATTAGAAATATTCagatgaataaataaaaaatggggCTTTTCATTTAACTTGCTTTAAAGGGTTGCAGGTAAACAGTTGTGTTTGGTGTCAACCGatatattattgaaaaatattaGACACCTGTTGTTTGATTTTCATTTAcaagtgtatttctcgagatattaggCCGCTTCCCTAATTTTCCTAGGTTTTCAGGATAAATCGGTTTTTCCGACTATAGTGATATCTATCAGTAATtcgacaaacaattttttaatggttttaataatttaagttacaATTTTTTTCATCGGGAATCCAAATCTACAATAAAAATGGggtttccatttaagattttaaaacTGCCCGAAGTACATTTTACGAAATACTTGACTTTTTTCCCGCTTTTTTTACACACCCACATACCGAATATAGATGCTCATTAATCATCAAGTTAATTATCAAATTAAtcttcaagtttttttttaatatacagagTGGCTCAAAAGTCTGGAAATTtacaattatctcgtaaattgctagtcataattgtacaaaatttgaaaTACACCgattttgggatacggagatttaatatttgatatttgcagtgttgccagatttgccgtttctcttGTATTATTAATAACTTTGCTTTTTCAAATTCATCATTCTGTATATTTTTAGTCTTTATTGAAATCTtctattcaatacgagttcaaccataggtaacacttatgattttatgtagtctgtaaggtcttaaatacataaaacagtgcaaaatatgtagattttattaaatttaaatatagaatgctgtgattttgacatttgttcaccatttacattattaactaaaactgaCAGTTTGTGTTAATAATTGTGTTTGTGTGTTTCGAAAAGTTCTGCAAGATAAATTGCTTCTCTAAAATGGCTCTTAACGAAAAAGGACGAATTACTATTCTAATGATGAGAGGGTACGGTGACACAAAAATATCTTAttgtgaagtagccaacttgtacaatgatactttcccaaaccgttctcctattcataaggcgacggtacaaaaaactgtaaagcgatttgagtagaccgaaaagagttatgaatgacaacaaaactttagatataatgcaaagttgtgttgaagatccacatacacacatacatcaCGCAGGATTGCACAAGTACATGATGTAGGTCGTTCTTTAGTCTTACGTGTATTacgtaagaataaatttaaaccaaacaaaattaacttattatAAGAATTAAATGAAGATGACTTCGATCGTAAATTAGAGTTTACTAAGGtaatgataaataaaattaaaaatgaaaaaaaatgaaaattttgttaACAGAATATGTTTTACCGATGAAGCAACCTTTACATTGTGTGGAAGTGTAAATCGACACAATTTTAGGTACTGGAGTGACATAAATCCACACCTGAATGCATaaaaaccatactcaaagaccacaaaaattaaatgtatggtcaggtatagtaggtactcagttaattggaccattttttatcgaaggaaatttaacatcagatagttacgaaatgttacttagaaatgaaattgtacctgCACTGAAAAACTAGTTTGGGGccaattttaatcagatatggtttcagcaagatggagctccaactcattttggtgtaaatgttcggcgttatttagatGAGATATTTCCCGGGCGATAGATTGGTAGACGAGGTAGAATTGAATGACCTCCACGTTCACCTGATTTTAATCCtacagattatttttattggagatACTAAAAAAATTCAGTTTACAAAACAAAACCAATAAGTCTTGCAGAGCTAAGGCAACGAATTATGTATGAATCTCGAATAATTTCTAGACAATCATGGAGAAATGTGGTCGACGCATTCTACCATTAATTAGGGTACTGTCAACTTacaaatggagcacattttgaacacttgataaagtaaccattatgttaaaaaatgttgtaatttatcaattgttacgttttaatgtagttgaaaatagttagtattaaaaaatttattgagacaatgAGGCGTTGCCAGACTTCTGTAATTGGCCGTTTCCAGCCTTCTGGGACACTCTGTATATTCACTACATAATTCCAATTCATTCGCACTACTTATTTTCACTCGTTGTATTAAACAGGTAGTTTTAAGTCTTCTTAGGCTTGAAAAAGTACTTTCTGGGGTAGTAGTGGAAATAGGTATGTTAGTCAATTTTTGCGTCAATgcgtaaatatttaaatataattgtaTGTCGCACTTATCTAAGCATTCCAAAGCTAATTTTGAAATAAGGGAGTTGAGTCATAGCCGCTTTCCATACTTTGACGACAGATAGATTTTTTTCGGGTAGCACTGCCAAAACATAAAATACCTTATTTAGTTTCAAAACATTCTTTGGTGGTACATTTTTTTTCACTTAGTAGATTTATTTTGCCAATAAAAATGCTTCTGTGATAACATATGCTTTCAGTTCAATATTCGCAATATATTGTTCGGTCTCTGAATTATGACTTCTTTCTTCCACATAAACTTCGTCTTCGTGATCATCATCATCAAAGAAAGGTTCTTCTTACTCATCATATAATAATgattcttccattaacatttaaaGGCGGTTCTGCTCTGCTTCTTAAGACGCCATCTGGAAAAAATAAACTTAGTCAAAAATTGCGTTACCTTCCAATTATTGACAGAttatttggttataaaaaaaattaattttgattgtaAGATTGTGCAGAAAAAAGATTGATTTACACATGAATATTACAGGAATACATGTTCATACACTAACTTggaaaatataataatagtctcccgtgttataccgctgtcgcggctttgggagtatagcagggtagtctgctatatctagggcctacggtatacaaggaaggtaacatggccagtgctacgcttcaaccgtctattattacccctggttttacccaaggtactcatttttattcaggctgagtcgacctggggcctatagacatttttaaaatgtctagatgttcttgccggcggtaggattcgaactccggaccaccggcttgcgaggcaagtatcctaccgcttgcgctacgcaggcgcTAACTTGGAAAATACCTTAAAAAAATCATGATCTTTCCTTTTGTTAattaaatactccaataaatataaaacctATATCAGTTGCACCAGTACACGCGCGTGGACTCTCAATAGGCATTTGCTTATAACTTGGAAACAAGTTAACGTACTAACTTCTCAGTCGATACTAACATAAAGCAGCTAAGTGGATAAACATATCCAAAGCGGCTACAAAAAATATTGAGAGGTATgcgagaaattctatattttaattaaacGTAGACTGTCAGTCCGCGCGCGTGTATTGGAATGTTAATAAagatttatgattttattttatcCCTTTTTTGGACTAGACATTGTTGAAAAATGCATTCTGAGTACTCAGAATAGAATAAATAATAGCAGATATCCTTGATATATTCTAAGGTTAATAGATAGGGTAAATGCACCAGTTGTTGGCCATGTGCTAGTTATTGGCCTACTAATATGTTTTGATTAGAATTAGGAAAATGTTGGTATTTTGTTAATTATAGGtacttttttttaagtttggcaACATGTCTCCTAGAGTATGACACATCTAGTTTCAAGGTAACCATTACATTTTAGTCAGTATTCGATGTTGAATGAGACACTCGCGTTCTGTGCCGCTAGTTTGCAACcgaaattttgttatttaccTATAGAAACTTGTGTTGGTCGGTAAGTACTATATACTGCAATTTACTttctactttatattttatgtttttgtgaGAATATAGTCTATGTCCTGTTCCAAACTGCATAACGAATATAacgttatttatacaaataacgTAAATTTTAAGGTGGCCAACTACTTATGCATGAAATTATCAATGTATCGGTTATTGGCCTAGATGTCCAATAACTGAAACATTAGATTTTGTAAGAATCTAGTGATTGACATATGTTAATAACTAGTGTTTTATATGTGgccaataattaattattataaattgttttagaaaatatgccaaaacgatctaaaactgaaaacaattataaaaaaatccgTCCGAAGACGATGTTAAAAAAGCGTTAGAGTTAATTAAAAATGAGTGAGCGAGAAGcctcaagaatttttaatattcccaGAGCCACTATAAGTTACCGGAAAAGTGAAAAATTTCATTACAAAATAACCCATGGACCAGATCTATTTCTTTCGAAGGATGAAGAGGAACAACTGAAACTCTGgatttttcattgtcaaaatCGAGGATTTCCTGTTCGTGTTGACGACATTAAGGACTCCGTTAAATCATTTTTAGAGATTAACCCTAGAGTTAATCCATTTGTTGAAAATAGACCAGGTAGAACATGGCTATCAGCATTTCTAAAGCGCAATCCCAACATTTCGCTAAGGACTTAAGAGGGAGTGACATCAGCAAGTTCAAACATTAACCAAAGGGACATTACCAAATGGTTTGACAACATATAATCTTATCTAAATAAGAAAGGACTTTCAGACGTTCTTCAAGACCCAACAAGAATCTTCAATGGTGACGAGACATGTTTTTATCtatgtcccaaaaataaaaaggttttggcTATGAAGGGATCCAGAAACGTCTATGAAATTGAACATAACCCAAAGGTTAACTTAACAGTTATATTCACATTTTCTGCAATAGGCAATATTTTACCTCCTATGATAATTTATCCCCATAAAAGATTGCCAAATGATATACTAAGTGCTGTGCCGAATTCGTGGGGTATTGGTTTAACTGAAAATGGTTGGATGGACAACAAAAACTTTTATgaatatattggaaatatattTAACCCTTATTTAGATCGAAATAATATTACACGTCCGGCGATACTTTTTGTTGATGGGCATAAAACCCATTTAACTGTACAAACAAGTCAACTTTGtacagatttaaaaattattttagtagcGTTATATCCTAATGCCAGGAGATTATTGCAACCAGCGGATGTGGCTGCATTTAAGCCTCTAAAAACTTTTTGGAACAAAGCTGTGCTTCAGTTTAGGAGAGACAACCCCCAAAAAGTGTTAACGAAAGTACAGTTTGCCCCTGTTTTAAAATCTGCTATAGATAGGTTAAATTCAGATGTTATCAGAAGTGGGTTTAGGGCATGCGGTATATTTCCTTGGAATTCTTCTGCTCTTGACTATTCAAAATATCTTGGTGAAGAATTTGAAACTGAAAATAATCTGGATGAGCACAATGATTTACCAACACTTATTGATCCAAATACAACAATTTCTTATAAACAATTTTGTGAAATAGTTGGCAATGACAAAATTAAAGAGCTATGTCCAAATAATTGTAAAACTCAATCTGATGATTACCAAATATTGAAACAAATCTTTTCAGCATTTACCTTTGTTATCTATGTGTACTAAAAACATTAGATGTCAAATGTGTCTTGGAACATATCATGTAACTTGCATAACAAGATTCTATGGCGACACAGATCAAGTATATGTTTGCGAATCttgccaaaataaaaaataaaagtttactttgACACGTGTATTTTTGTGTCCACACTCATCACAAAATCCTTGCTTACCCAAACACCTACCTATCTATCTATTTTAACTTACGAATTACCTATTTGGTAAAGTATCTCTTTAAAAAATGATGGCCAATCACTAACACATATGGTGTCAATAACTGGAACAGGGTGGCCAATAACTGGTTCATTTGCACGTTTACAAAAGAACACATTTTCAAGAAAATATTTTCACACATGAAATATTAACgtaataaaattttgcaatatgtagaaataataataaaattccatggtgttaaaaatagttataATAGGCCACAGTGACAAAACATTTCATAGATATATCGACATGCTCTCCTTAAGAGGCCAATAACTGGTGCTCTTACCCTATTAATAGGTTAATGTCTATTTTTTAGGTCTATAATTTGTATTAAGCctaatttattaagaaaatatattCTTTCTTCTTCTGACATTTGCATTTTTGCAGGAGGACCAACAGATGAAACAACGATGCGATGCTAAAGCCGAGTCTAAAATTAAATTCTAGATAGTCAATTTGCTGTCGTATTTTCGGCATATtctgtaaaatataattttttttatatagttttaagaTTTGGCTTATTAAATAATTAGACAGAAAAGTTCAAATTTGCTGAGTTTTTAAAATCGACTTTAGCTAATCAAGTAGTCTTCCGTTTGCAATATTTTATTTAGAATCTGAAAGTATATCTTAATTAtctgtatttataaattttaaaatgtgacaGTATATTTCGTCTGGGGCTGCCGCTTTGTcagttttaatttcttttaggTGTTTAACAATTTTACGTTCCCTTGCTTTTAGCAGAATTATGTTATTGGCTCGTATTTTATCCGGCCCAATGGTatctatatcatttttttatatggtTTAGTACTTTTTTAATTTTCCCTTCGGTAATTATTAAAGGtccatttatttctttttgtactCTTCATTCTTTAttcgtctttaaatagctcttttattattatttattattaataattagtaaTAGTAAATCTAAAATCATCTAATACTAAAATTAGTTAAGTCTTTacaactttttagtttttattaggAATATAAAAAATTTCTATACCATACATAATATTTAAGAAGTGTGAGATTTGTAAAGATTCGTAAAATTTTCTGATCGCCGTTTTGTGACCATCTCGTGCAGCCGTTTCAACTTTTTGCTAATTAAAATTACAGCAAAATAAATACCAATTAACTTTTGCTTTAACATCTACCCACACTGGTTGGATGTAAAGATTTTAACTTCGCATCTTGATAGGAATATACAAGTTGCATTCTTCGTATTATACCAACTAAACGTAATTTAGGAAGTTTCGAAATAATAGGATCGATGTTTTCTCGTTTATTGATAATGCCAATAAGATTTGCATTCTGGTGGGTTCTGTGTGGTTCATTAGAGTGTAATTGTGATTTCAGACAAATGGTAAATGCTTGTTAACATTTCAGGTTAATATAAATCATTTTGTGGTTCGTTTTACTTTGTTATAACAGTATTGTCCCTTAAGTTTACGTTAATATTACAATGTTTAGTATTGAAGTTatgcaatattattttttaatgttttttctgcTTTTCTCGTTTAATACAACATAgtccattttattaaaatcatgaATGTATTTCTTGTGTCAGTCCACTTCAAattggtaaaagaaataaaataggacttacatttaatttaattttactaccaaaacgaccggtttcgttttctacactttgcaaagcatcttcaggtcaaacggtacaaagtaaattaaatgttaaaattataaaaaagcccatagtagggtgctgtcttataaagataaagatcgaaaaggttatagtaattataccaatattacctgtctgtgtttattaatatgcataaaattcaTTTAGCAGACAATGTGAAAAcacacaaattggtaagagataaactattaaattgtaataaattagtaacaaacaaaatacgacttacattccggtacaagaagtTTTAGTtattgattcgtgatacatagttcaaactatcctgtattgctggtgttgggtgatcttcggttaatgttgtaagtgtctgacaattaacgaggaagtttcttaAGGGGAGAGATGGTAACACATGAAATAGgtgtaaggtatatgtgattgtttgttaaataaaagtgatgttttatattatttaaattattaaaagttatttatatttattcaagagatatattttagaaatctGTGTTAATTTACAGTAAGAGGACAGTTGTGTGACAATGAATTAAATTTGATGTAAACAGAACAGAAATCAAACGCTTTTTTATCAAAATCTGATAATTACAAGCCAAAAAAATTGCACACCTACAAAATTAGTACATTCTTGTCAATCGATTGATTGATGTGATACTGATGTTCACAATATATTCTTAATGTAGCTCCAGGCGAAGTACTATTCTcgattgaaaacaaagtatctgacctctggcggaataaatttaaactactaaacgtggtataaacaaaccagacagctgttgatttgaatagaattattaaatttttttagtaaatttcagcatTATGACTACGATTATTATAAATCAAATCGATATCGTTCTGTTCCTCAATGCAATTCAAGGTCGACAAAAGATATTTCCTTACTTCtcttttttaaattggaaaacttgaggaaaaagaggaaatcaataaaaagaaaataccactatcattaagtgaagagcttttttacaaaactgcataaatccatttccggctaaaatacattttttgttgaatttcGAGAGTTTGATCTGCCTTAGATCTTGTGTATAAGTCTCATgtgttaaaagttaatatttcccATTTAAAAGGAGCCTCAAAATCACGTTTCTTCCACAAAACTTAATTAATCCACTCAAAAACCTTTACCCCATGTTCActctttttttatacaaaacttaACATCTCCTTCTTTAGCCAaccattaaaattaatttttattttacaaaactgcataaatcctCCGGCCTGCAGATCtatccctctactatttttgtttggatttaaaagCATCCTCTAGAATTAGATGTTGATTcgtgaaacaaaatataatattcgtTAGTTCTAAAACTACCCACGGGTCGCACTGACAGTGTGTAGCGTAGCCAGGCCATGCCACGCGTGGCCACGCTGTATGAGATTATCAGTACTTTTCCGTTCGATGAGACGGGATGTTGTGAATTCGTTGTATGTCAACGTTGTTTTCTGTGTTTTGCGTGTTATTTTGAGATGGATACTGTTACTAATTTATCGCTGGGATCTAAAAAAAGACGATCCATCAAAACAAGTGAGAGAGGGCgttcaaaaattatgaagtacaacGATAGTGATCCTCATTTAGTGTTTCTAAAACAGAAGACCAGACCATGTGCCCATAATTCGAAAAATCTTCGTTGTGCTACGGTATCCTACGATGATATAAAACTTAATCGACAAGCAGTCTACATGGCAGAGGgtaaagagaaacaagatctTGTTTTGATGAAATATATCTCTGCTTTCGAGCCCCAAAGAAGAAGGGGAAGTGGTACGCCTGTCTCTGCAACTCACACAAGAACGGTTTCTGTGAAATTTTTTCTCAATAGTCAGAAACAGAAACGCATGATTCCtgtgtgtaaaaagttttttgcttTTTCAATGAGTGTACCTGCCTCTCGACTACTGCGGATTGGAAAGGTCGTCAATCAAGGTCTGCTGCCCAAAGAAAATAGAGGTGGTTATCGACGAGAAGCTTTTTTCAGAGCCAAAAAGGAAGCAGTCCATCAATTTCTTGGTAAACTAAATTGTGTCGAATCTCATTATGGAAGAGGAAAAAGTAAAAGAGTTTACCTTTCAGCAGAGTTAAGtgtaaataagttatataaaatgtttaaggATGCTTACACTGCCGATTTTCACGTGAGTTATTCATGTTTTCACCGTATTTTTGTAACCGATTTTAACATTGGATTTTCCTCTCCAGCTACAGACGCATGCGCTACGTGCACTCGTCTTAAATTTCTTATTCAACAAAACGCTCGCGGTTCAGTTGAAAGAATTAGTCCAATGACTGAACTTCGTATTCACAAGCTGAGAGCGGATGCGTTTTACAAACTAATGAAGGAAGTTCCCAGTGATacttatagttttgtttttgatttgcaACAAGTGCATCCACTCCCTAAAACTCCAATCGGCGATGCCTTTTATCGC
It encodes:
- the LOC140446410 gene encoding uncharacterized protein, yielding MKGSRNVYEIEHNPKVNLTVIFTFSAIGNILPPMIIYPHKRLPNDILSAVPNSWGIGLTENGWMDNKNFYEYIGNIFNPYLDRNNITRPAILFVDGHKTHLTVQTSQLCTDLKIILVALYPNARRLLQPADVAAFKPLKTFWNKAVLQFRRDNPQKVLTKVQFAPVLKSAIDRLNSDVIRSGFRACGIFPWNSSALDYSKYLGEEFETENNLDEHNDLPTLIDPNTTISYKQFCEIVGNDKIKELCPNNCKTQSDDYQILKQIFSAFTFVIYVY